A section of the Bombus huntii isolate Logan2020A chromosome 5, iyBomHunt1.1, whole genome shotgun sequence genome encodes:
- the LOC126866009 gene encoding microtubule-associated protein futsch-like, with protein MVPCAQGRVIVETARPALPYFATCTSYRRQVAITSTPIEIASISGTFSSTTQTDQQSTGSGSNRGAISKIPMLPAHSTAARPEDLGVTPWYLEDYPTIDSSPGPMGDRSSYPSYSHMDTEMKPESTSTRNSSIDSEVPRPGPASTAPRKAYMDLRDAIALLDETCPNQEPSPSLTPRTPRTPLTPHPRNKRARSKSSDNSSNYSSEKLNDRSFEKEGKEKKRPFLKKIGISKTEDKPFLAKLAPKITGKPYLEKIGPSKAVEKPFLDKIGSSKTLDKFIFDTPRYERWGIKNETCVEETTTKTEETKKAEERRIQKNMRVEQSFDVQRRRSAKGPLLKMYSFETEDLESTVQVKELRDPLRGASLDDVLDSGPSSLPLDTTTTTEESPKLETKERASNGAELLMCRVTTSEEIIFTNASVSSDKELNSWDNSPRKRWLLKRDPSTPRTPIHRKVIQNSQTVEQTQDSVPNSPVKRPISSVLPDQNESQADSSEKNIYSPMKTRRQTYEDLLDRDGKDQGEKPSKQAQFERRGISSDNLLSKDRSIASLGYQERDHVEKTREASSEDSLAHRIGQEYSKETFKQLQDKFKYHEIPTETYADFKRRTRGNVQSIIGRQQERLKANNIVPDARDKSPKDPTSKTDEASKSVSSTPAKMETDSTSGSKNEVVRVHGGTVRSVLKKQQGIDHPSDQDSDTNSSIRRPKRRIFHEPSQETMDLLTELRKVKSLLKTPSWEKEDLELDKKPVRQPKRILLTDKEFCLSVERENSIRRPSRVINSLERTEEGQLDRKQEEDGQKEKEKEEETKESDGGIPGPALFEKKCLSLDYADEEKPQKPEARAISLASARNLPSEVEEAVDYSNVALICDSKSYSSDVFNTPSDETNEKERGSDSEKNVPKNMSQNHCAEVDIAIPIDQKASSPKGRVQIQGRTSDLYEIISPRSTPFRVKKRLGKISVEETVKPESFTLGSKVDCRSTVAQKRTKCFPL; from the coding sequence ATGGTCCCGTGCGCCCAGGGTCGCGTCATCGTCGAAACGGCGCGTCCGGCGCTTCCGTATTTCGCCACGTGTACCAGTTATCGTCGGCAAGTGGCGATAACCAGCACCCCGATCGAGATAGCCAGTATATCTGGTACGTTCTCGAGTACCACACAGACCGATCAACAGTCAACGGGTTCTGGCAGCAACAGAGGCGCCATCAGTAAGATCCCGATGCTTCCGGCTCACAGTACCGCGGCCAGACCAGAAGACCTCGGTGTAACGCCCTGGTACCTCGAGGATTACCCTACCATAGATTCCTCGCCGGGGCCCATGGGCGATCGGAGCTCGTATCCCTCGTACTCGCACATGGACACGGAAATGAAGCCGGAAAGCACGTCCACGAGGAATAGCAGCATCGACAGCGAGGTACCACGACCTGGTCCAGCGAGTACCGCACCTAGGAAGGCGTACATGGATCTGAGAGACGCCATCGCTCTGCTGGACGAAACCTGCCCGAACCAGGAGCCCAGTCCGTCCCTCACGCCGAGAACACCCAGGACCCCGTTAACGCCACACCCGAGGAATAAACGGGCGCGATCTAAGAGCAGCGACAACTCATCGAACTATAGCAGCGAGAAATtaaacgatcgatcgttcgagaAAGAGGGTAAGGAGAAGAAGAGACCGTTTTTGAAGAAGATCGGCATCTCGAAGACGGAGGACAAGCCGTTCCTGGCGAAGCTTGCGCCTAAGATAACAGGCAAGCCTTACTTGGAGAAAATCGGGCCTAGCAAGGCGGTGGAGAAACCTTTCTTGGACAAAATTGGCTCGTCGAAGACGTTGGATAAATTCATATTCGATACTCCGCGTTATGAAAGGTGGGGCATTAAGAATGAAACGTGTGTGGAGGAAACAACGACGAAGACCGAGGAAACGAAGAAGGCGGAAGAGAGAAGGATTCAGAAGAACATGAGAGTGGAGCAATCGTTTGACGTTCAACGTAGAAGATCTGCTAAAGGTCCTTTGTTGAAGATGTATTCGTTCGAAACCGAGGATCTAGAATCGACTGTGCAAGTAAAGGAACTTCGAGATCCTCTCAGAGGTGCTTCTTTGGACGATGTCCTGGACTCCGGGCCTAGCTCTTTGCCATTGGATACTACCACCACGACGGAAGAGTCGCCTAAATTGGAAACGAAGGAACGGGCTAGCAATGGAGCTGAATTGCTCATGTGTCGCGTTACGACCAGCGAGGAAATCATTTTTACTAACGCAAGTGTCAGTTCTGATAAAGAACTTAATAGCTGGGACAATTCACCAAGAAAAAGATGGCTGCTGAAGAGAGATCCATCGACACCAAGGACACCTATTCATCGAAAGGTGATCCAAAACTCCCAAACCGTTGAACAGACGCAAGATAGCGTTCCCAATTCGCCAGTGAAACGTCCAATCTCATCTGTTCTGCCAGATCAAAATGAATCACAAGCTGACTCAtcggagaaaaatatttattcgccAATGAAGACCAGAAGACAGACGTATGAGGACCTGCTGGACAGGGATGGCAAGGATCAGGGTGAAAAACCTAGCAAACAGGCGCAGTTTGAGAGAAGAGGCATTTCTTCGGATAATCTTTTGTCCAAGGATCGCTCTATCGCTTCTCTTGGATACCAAGAAAGAGACCATGTCGAAAAAACTAGGGAAGCATCGTCGGAGGATTCTCTGGCGCATAGGATAGGTCAGGAGTATTCCAAAGAAACGTTCAAACAGCTTCAGGATAAGTTTAAGTACCATGAAATTCCTACTGAAACGTACGCAGACTTCAAAAGACGCACAAGAGGCAATGTTCAGAGCATAATTGGAAGGCAACAGGAACGACTAAAAGCGAATAACATCGTGCCGGATGCTCGTGACAAAAGTCCCAAGGATCCTACGTCAAAAACAGACGAAGCGTCAAAGTCAGTAAGTTCGACTCCCGCTAAGATGGAAACAGATTCGACTTCGGGAAGCAAGAACGAAGTGGTACGAGTCCATGGAGGTACAGTTAGGTCTGTACTGAAGAAACAACAGGGAATAGATCACCCTAGTGATCAGGACTCGGATACAAATTCATCCATAAGGCGACCAAAGAGAAGGATCTTCCACGAACCGTCACAAGAGACGATGGACTTGCTGACTGAGCTAAGAAAGGTGAAAAGTTTGCTAAAGACTCCGTCATGGGAGAAAGAGGATCTTGAACTGGATAAAAAACCAGTTCGACAGCCTAAGCGTATTCTGCTGACTGACAAGGAATTCTGTCTGTCTGTTGAACGGGAAAATAGTATTCGCCGTCCATCGAGGGTGATCAATTCCCTAGAAAGAACAGAGGAAGGACAGCTTGATAGGAAGCAAGAGGAAGATGGGcaaaaagagaaggagaaagaggaagaaacgaaggaGTCCGATGGAGGAATTCCTGGCCCGGCTCTGTTTGAGAAGAAGTGTTTGTCGTTGGACTATGCCGACGAGGAAAAACCACAGAAACCAGAAGCTAGAGCTATTTCTTTGGCTTCTGCCAGGAATTTGCCTTCGGAGGTTGAGGAAGCGGTCGATTACTCGAATGTAGCGTTGATATGCGACTCCAAAAGCTATTCCTCCGATGTTTTCAACACTCCATCCGATGAAACTAACGAGAAAGAGCGCGGTAGCGACTCGGAGAAAAACGTTCCGAAGAATATGAGCCAGAATCACTGCGCTGAAGTCGATATCGCTATTCCTATCGATCAGAAGGCAAGCAGTCCGAAGGGTAGGGTTCAGATTCAGGGTAGGACTAGCGATCTTTACGAGATCATATCCCCGAGATCAACGCCATTCCGAGTAAAAAAGCGACTCGGCAAGATCTCTGTCGAGGAGACGGTCAAGCCGGAGAGTTTCACCCTAGGTTCTAAGGTCGACTGCCGATCCACCGTTGCCCAGAAACGGACCAAGTGCTTCCCTTTATAA